From a region of the Sphaerodactylus townsendi isolate TG3544 linkage group LG09, MPM_Stown_v2.3, whole genome shotgun sequence genome:
- the PRELID3A gene encoding PRELI domain containing protein 3A has translation MKIWSSEHVFGHPWDTVIKAAMRKYPNPMNPSVVGVDVLDRSLDNEGRLHSHRLLSTEWGLPSIVKAILGTNRTITYIKEHSVVDPMEKKMVLCSTNITLTNLVSVDERLVYTPHPENPEQTVLTQEAIITVKGVSLSSYLETLMASSISSNARKGREALEWVIGKLNTEFEELTSSTRGSVKAAMAAASTEN, from the exons ATGAAGATCTGGAGCTCGGAGCACGTGTTCGG ACATCCATGGGACACTGTAATAAAAGCTGCAATGCGAAAGTATCCCAATCCCATGAATCCATCTGTGGTCGGAGTTGATGTTCTGGACCGAAGCCTTGATAATGAAGGAAGGTTGCACAGCCACCGGCTTCTGAGCACTGAATGGGGGCTGCCAAGTATTGTTAAAGCT ATTCTGGGGACAAATAGAACCATTACATATATTAAAGAACATTCTGTGGTAGATCCAATGGAAAAGAAGATGGTGCTGTGCTCCACTAAT ATTACACTTACAAATCTTGTATCAGTTGATGAACGATTAGTCTATACGCCTCACCCTGAAAATCCTGAACA AACGGTACTAACCCAAGAAGCAATTATTACAGTAAAAGGTGTTAGTCTCAGTAGTTACTTGGAAACATTGATGGCAAGTTCAATATCTTCCAACGCTAGAAAG GGTCGAGAAGCCTTGGAGTGGGTGATTGGCAAACTGAACACAGAGTTTGAGGAACTAACTTCATCCACGCGAGGGAGTGtgaaggcagcaatggcagcagCTTCAACAGAGAACTGA